The Zingiber officinale cultivar Zhangliang chromosome 9A, Zo_v1.1, whole genome shotgun sequence genome window below encodes:
- the LOC122020741 gene encoding protein NRT1/ PTR FAMILY 6.3-like: MVGLPEHKASGEIVADAWDYSGRPAVRSRTGGWTSAAMILVVELNERLTTLGIAVNLVTYLTATMHLGNAAAANAVTNFLGTSFMLCLLGGFVGDTFLGRYLTIAVFAAVQASGVAILTISTAVAGLRPALCTADGVCEKATGAQLGMLYLALYTTALGTGGLKSSVSGFGSDQFDEADKEEKAQMQKFFNWFFFFISIGSLLAVTVLVYIQDHIGRRWGYGICAASIALGLMVFLAGTRQYRFKRLVGSPLTQIAAVVAAAWRKRGRDLPSDPTLLYVGAAEAEKEAPGRDGRQRLQHTDQLRFLDRAAIPDDAAAGGQPPALPSKWRLSPVSDVEEVKIVVRMVPVWATTIIFWTVYAQMTTFSVSQATTMDRRIGSHFQIPPASLTVFFVASILATVPVYDRLVVPLARRLTAHAHGLSPLQRIAVGLLLSILAMVAAALSEIKRLHAARRTGGAVPLSVFWLVPQFFLVGAGEAFTYIGQLDFFLRECPKGMKTMSTGLFLSTLSLGFFFSSALVAVVHKLTGTGSGGHGAWLADDLNQGKLYNFYWLLAALSGVNLAVYLLAAKGYVYKEQRYSVEDESITGVELAEEACCQA, encoded by the exons ATGGTTGGCTTGCCGGAACACAAAGCCTCTGGCGAGATCGTCGCCGACGCCTGGGACTACAGCGGCCGCCCCGCCGTCCGATCCCGCACGGGCGGCTGGACCAGCGCCGCCATGATCCTAG TGGTGGAGCTCAACGAGAGGCTGACGACGCTGGGGATCGCCGTCAATCTGGTCACCTACTTGACTGCGACGATGCACCTGGGTAATGCCGCCGCTGCCAACGCCGTCACCAACTTCCTGGGCACCTCCTTCATGCTCTGTCTCCTAGGCGGCTTCGTCGGCGATACCTTTCTCGGCCGGTACCTCACCATCGCCGTCTTCGCCGCCGTTCAAGCCTCC GGGGTGGCGATCCTGACGATCTCGACGGCGGTGGCGGGGCTGCGGCCGGCGCTGTGCACGGCGGACGGCGTGTGCGAGAAGGCCACTGGGGCGCAGCTGGGCATGCTCTACCTGGCGCTCTACACGACCGCTCTCGGGACCGGGGGCCTAAAGTCGAGCGTCTCTGGCTTCGGCTCCGACCAGTTCGACGAGGCCGACAAGGAGGAGAAGGCGCAGATGCAGAAGTTCTTCAACtggtttttcttcttcatcagcaTCGGATCGCTGCTCGCCGTCACCGTCCTGGTCTACATCCAGGATCACATCGGGCGGCGGTGGGGGTACGGGATCTGTGCCGCGTCGATCGCGCTGGGGCTGATGGTCTTCCTCGCCGGCACGCGGCAGTACAGGTTCAAGCGGTTGGTGGGGAGCCCGCTGACGCAGATCGCGGCGGTGGTGGCGGCGGCATGGCGGAAGCGGGGGAGAGATTTGCCGTCGGACCCGACGTTGCTGTACGTCGGCGCAGCAGAGGCGGAGAAGGAGGCGCCGGGGAGGGACGGGAGGCAGAGGCTGCAGCACACCGACCAGTTAAG GTTCCTGGACCGGGCCGCCATTCCGGACGACGCCGCCGCCGGCGGCCAACCGCCGGCGCTGCCTAGCAAGTGGCGGCTGTCGCCGGTGAGTGACGTCGAAGAAGTCAAGATCGTGGTCCGGATGGTGCCCGTCTGGGCCACCACCATCATATTCTGGACGGTGTACGCCCAGATGACCACCTTCTCGGTTTCCCAAGCGACCACCATGGACCGACGCATCGGGTCCCACTTCCAAATCCCCCCGGCCTCCCTCACCGTCTTCTTCGTCGCCTCCATCCTCGCCACCGTCCCCGTCTACGACCGCCTCGTCGTCCCCCTCGCCCGCCGTCTCACCGCCCACGCCCATGGCCTATCCCCCCTCCAGCGCATCGCCGTCGGCCTCCTCCTCTCCATCCTCGCCATGGTCGCCGCCGCCCTCTCAGAGATTAAGCGCCTCCACGCCGCCCGCCGCACTGGCGGGGCGGTCCCGCTCAGCGTCTTCTGGCTCGTTCCGCAGTTCTTCCTCGTCGGGGCCGGCGAGGCCTTCACCTACATCGGCCAGCTGGATTTCTTCCTCAGGGAGTGCCCCAAGGGGATGAAGACCATGAGCACGGGGCTGTTCCTGAGTACGCTCTCGCTGGGGTTCTTCTTTAGCTCCGCGCTGGTGGCGGTGGTGCACAAGTTGACGGGGACCGGGTCCGGCGGCCACGGCGCGTGGCTCGCCGACGACCTCAACCAGGGGAAGCTCTACAACTTCTATTGGCTGCTGGCGGCGCTGTCCGGCGTCAATTTGGCGGTGTACCTCCTCGCCGCCAAGGGGTACGTTTACAAGGAGCAGCGCTATTCGGTGGAGGACGAGAGCATCACCGGCGTGGAGTTGGCCGAGGAGGCCTGCTGCCAAGCGTAG